In Paramicrobacterium humi, the genomic stretch TCATCAGTCAGAACATCACCGGCGGCGAACCGGACGACCTCGACTTCTTCACGGTTCCGGTGATCGACTCGTCGATCCCGAAGGCGGAGGAAGCGCCGACAGACGGATACTTCGCCAGCGCGAAGACCAAGGACGTGAAAGCAACGAAGAAATTCCTGAGCTACCTCGCGAGCGCCGAGTCGCAGCAGAAGTTCATCGAGGACTCGAACTCGTCGAACCTGCCTACCTCGCCGGACGTGGACACGAGCAAGTTCTCGCCGCTCGTGCAGAAGGGCCTCAAGATGCTCGGTGAGACGGAGCAGATCACGCAGTTCTTCAACCGTGACTCCTCCGACGCGCTGCAGACCACCGCCGACACCGCGCTCACGAAGTTCCTCGCCAAGCCGGACGACGTTGATTCGATCCTGAAGGACTGGGAGACGGCCGCGAAGAAGGTTCTCGACTCGTGACAACCGCTGTGGACACGGCATCCGCTGACACGAGGGCGATCGTGCGCGGGCGGCACCACCGCTCGCTGCGTCGCGTGCCGCCCGTGGTGTGGGCATTCCTGCTCATCCCGCTCGCGGTCGAGATCGGCCTCGTGTTCTGGCCCGCTATCAACAGCTTCTACATCGCCCTCACGAAGTGGAACGGGGCCGGGGCGCCGGAGTTCATCGGGCTGCAGAACTTCATCGCCCTCGGTTCCGACCCGATCTTCAAGCAGGCCCTCGTCAACAACGTGATCTGGGTCGTCGGCTTCGGTGGAGCATCGGTGGTCATCGGCATGTGCCTCGCCCTCGCTCTGAACAAGCCGCGGCGCGGTGTGGGGCTGTACCGCAGCGCGATCTACCTGCCGATGGTGTTCTCGCTCGCAGTGACCGGGCTCTTCTGGCGGCTGCTGTACCAGCCCGAGGGTGCGGTGAACACGATCCTCGGCGCCGTGGGTCTCGAATCGCTCGAGAAGCAGTGGCTCGCGGACCCGAAGACGGCGCTGTACGCGGTGCTTATCGCCGCCGTGTGGCGGCAGTGCGGCTACATCATGGTGCTCTACCTCGCGGGGCTCAAGGGCGTCGACCCTGCGCTCGAAGAAGCAGCGGCTATGGACGGCGCGAACGCGTGGCAGCGGTTCTGGAAGATCGTGATGCCGCAGCTGCGAGGGGTCAATTCCGTGGTCTTCGCCGTGACCGTCATCGATTCACTCCGCACGTTCGACATCGTGTGGGCGATGACCCGCGGCGGCCCCTACAACACGACACAGCTGCTGTCGACGTACATGTACCAGACGAGCTTCACCGTCGTGGACCTCGGCTACGGCTCCGCGATCGCCGTCGTGATCTTCCTCTTGGCGATCCTGTTCATCATCGGCTATCTCACCCGTGCGACGAAGGAGGACTTCTGACATGAGCGCACTACCCGCCGCGCCCGCACCTCGTCGCCGCTCGCGCGACACGGTCTTCCACGCCATCATGGCGCCGGTATCCCTGCTGTGGATCGCCCCGATGGTGTTCGTGGTGTTCGTCGCGTTCCGCTCCTTTGAAGACATCACGAGCAACGGCCTCGGCTCCCTTCCGCAGTCGTTCACGTTCGAGGGCTTCGTCACCGTCTTCACCGACGGCCTCGCGGGCGGCGCCGTCTGGAACAGCGTTATCGTCACGGCGTTCACGGTGCTCTTCTCACTGCTGTTCGCGTCGTGGGCGGCCTTCGCCCTCAGCAAGTTCGCGATCCCGTTCAATCGCGGCGTCCTACTCTTGATGCTCGCCGGCAACCTGCTCCCGCCGCAGATCCTGCTGATCCCGGTGGCCCGCATCTGCGAGAGCCTCGGCATCGCCGACACCCTGTTCGCTCTCATCGTCGTGCAGGTCGCGTTCGGCCTCGGCTTCTACACCTTCGTGCTCTACGGATTCATGCGCTCGCTTCCCGGTGAGATCTTCGAGGCCGCGCGCGTCGATGGCTCGGGTGAGCTTCGCACCTACCTGCAGATCGTGCTTCCGCTGTGCCGTCCCTCGCTCGCTGCCCTTGGAGCCCTCGCGACCACGTGGGTGTGGAACGACCTGCTGTGGGCGCTGACCGTGCTGCGCTCTGAGTCGAAGTTCCCCATCACGGCCGAGCTGCTGAACATCCAGGGTGGCTTCGTCAGCCAGTGGAACGTCGTCGCAAGCGGCGCGATCATCGCGGCGATTCCCACGGCGATCGTGTTCTTCATCTTCCAGAAGCAGTTCGTCTCCGGCCTCACCATCGGCTCGAACAAGTAAGGATCGCAATGTCACTGCAGTGGGTGCTTCGCACGCGCAACACCGACTACGGCGTGAGCGTGCTCCCCGATGGCTCCGGCGTCGTGCTCGACGGCTGGGGCGTGCACGGCGGCGTGCTCGAGAACTGGTCGGAGCCTGAACGGGAGTGCGGGTTCACGACGGCCGCCGACGTCACGCCGCTCGAGTACGCGAGCGACGGGCAGCGACACGGTGCGTTCAGCGAGCTTCTCGTGCGCCGCGGTGCCGGGCACAACGGTGCCGCCTGGACAGTGAAAAGTGACGAGATCCAATTCGAGACGAAAGGTGCCGGCGACCGACTGCTGGTTCCCCTCGTCGACGAGACCGCCGATCTGCGGCTTGAGCTGAACTTCGCGACGTCGTCACGTCACGACGTCGTGCGGCGCAGCATCCGACTAGTCAACGAGGGAAGCACTGACATCGAGCTTCCCCGCGCGTTCTCCGCCGGCTGGAACCTGCCGCTCGGCCAGCGCGTGCACGTCGACTACCTCGCGGGTTCGTGGGCGAGAGAGTTCCAGCGACGCTCCGTCGACCTTGGCTGGGGTGCGTTCTCGATCGGCAGCAGGCAAGGCGTCACCGGCCTGCAGTTCAGCCCCGTCGTGACGGTGACCGCGCTGCCGGGCGAGGACTCACCGGCCGTGCCGGAGGGCAGTGCATACGGCATCGCGCTCGACTGGAGCGGCTCGTGGCGGCTGCAGGTCGAATGCGGCTCGGTCGGCCGGCACGCGCGGGTGTCGTGCGGCGTCGACGATGACACGACCACGGTGCTGCTCGAGCCGGGACAAGCGTTCTCCTCGCCCGACAGCCTCGGCGTGTTCAGTGATGAGGGACCCGAGGGAGTCACGCGCGCATGGCACGAATTCCAGCGCGAGGAGCTCGCTCGAGACGCCAGTCCGCAGACGCGTCCCGTCGTATACAACTCGTGGATGGCGACATTGTTCGACGTCGACGTCGCGCACCAGAAGCAGCTGGCGGAGGTCGCGGCTTCCATCGGTGTCGAAGCGTTTGTCGTCGATGACGGCTGGTTCGTCGGCCGGACGAGCGACCGGGCAGGACTTGGCGATTGGACGCCCGATCCGGCGAAGTTCCCGCAGGGCCTCGGCGAACTCGCCGAACACGTCGCGGGCCTCGGCATGCGGTTCGGGCTGTGGATCGAACCCGAGTGCGTCAATCCCGACAGCGACCTGTACCGTGCCCACCCCGACTGGGTGTACCGGGCCGGCGATCGGCCGCTTGAGACCGTGCGGAACCAGTACGTGCTCGATCTCGGCCGCGACGAGGTCGTGGACTGGGTGGAGGACACGCTGCGCCGCCTACTCCAGTCGGCCCCCATCAGCTACCTCAAGTGGGACATGAACCGACCGGTCAGCGATGGCGGCCGCCCCGGAGACCCGCACGGTCGGGAATGGTCGCTGCAGCACACCCGCAACTACTACCGGGTCATGGAGATGCTGCGCCGCGAGTTCCCGCACGTGACGCTCGAGGCGTGCGCGAGCGGCGGCGGCCGCATCGACAACGCCGTGCTCGCCCGCAGCGACGTCGTGTGGACGAGCGACGAGGTCGGCGCGCGGGACCGCCTCGTGATCCAAGACGGCTTCCTCACCGCATACCCCTCGTGGGTGATGAGCTCGTGGGTCTCCGACGACGCCGGCCACCGTGACCGGCTCACGCCGAGCCTCGGTTACCGGTTCGCCGTCGCGATGTGCGGCGTGCTCGGCATCGGCTCCGACCTGCTCGCGTGGTCAGACGACGAGCGGGCGGCTGCATCGCGGATGGTCGACGCGTACAAGGCGCTGCGATCGGTGATCCACTATGGCGATGTGCGCACCCACGGCGACGTGGACGCCAACGGGTACTGCGTCGAATACCGGGGACCCGACGACGATCCGCGCAACGTCCTGTTCGTCTTCGACCGCGACAGGGACCGCACACGGGACCGGGATCGCGTGCGCGTGTACCCGAGCGGGCTGCGCGATGGCGTGACGTACATGGTCGAGGGAATCGGCGACGTCGTGACGGCGGCATCCGCTCGTACCCAGGGGATCGCGGTGCCGTTCGCCTGGGCCCCCGACGCCGACGTGCTCGTGCTCTCCCCGCGGGAGGCGCCGTGACGCCGACCCGGCACACCGACGACGACTGAGAACCCCACGTGCTTCCGCATCCGAACAGGCTGCGGCTCCCCATGCATGCCAGAAAACGCGCATTCGGTTTCCCCGGATGCCGCACAGGAAGGACCCACACCGTGACCGACACGAAGACCACGCGGCAACACGCGGCTCTGCTGCCCGAGGTGCCGGAACCCTTGCGGGCCCGCTCGGAGGCCGGCCACGCCGTCGCGTGGCTCGAGTCGGTGACCATTCCGACGTACGAGCCCGACGAGCCGGCCGATCACCCAATGTACCTCGACAACCGCGTGTACCAGGGGTCAAGCGGGCGGGTATATCCGATGCCGTTCGTCGAGGGCGTCTCCCGCACTCCCGTGCCGCGCGTGTGGCAGGCGGTGCACATCGATAACGCCTACGTGAGGCTCATGGTGCTGCCCGAGCTCGGCGGGCGGATCCACTCCGGCTACGACAAGACCACGGGCTACGACTTCTTCTACCGCAACTCGGTGATCAAGCCCGCGCTCGTGGGGCTCGACGGCCCGTGGGTGAGCGGCGGCGTCGAGTTCAACTGGCCGCAGCACCACCGCCCCGCCACATACTTTCCGACCGAGTTCACGATCGACCTCGACGACGACGGCAGCGCGACGGTGTGGTGCGGCGACCACGACCCGTTCGCGCGCATGCACGGCACGCACGGCATCCGGCTGCACGCCGACCGTTCCGTCGTCGAGATCCTCGCCCGGCTGCACAACCGAACGAGCGAGGAGCAGACCTTTCTCTGGTGGGCGAACGCCGCCGTGCGGGTGCACGACGAGTACCAGTCGTTCTTCCCCCAGGACGTGCGTTACGTCGCCGATCACGCGCGGCGCGCCATCACCGCGTTCCCGCGGGCGGACCGCCCGTACTACGGCGTTGACTATCAGGAGCGAGCGAAGAACCTGCCCGGGGCGGATCGCATCGACTTCTACCGCAACATCCCCGTTCCCACGTCGTACATGATCGTCGACACCGATGAGGCGTTTTTCGGCGGCTACGATCATGCCGCCGGCGCGGGCGTCGTGCACTGGGCGGACCGCCGGATCTCCCCCGGCAAGAAGCAGTGGACGTGGGGCAACTCGCCGTTCGGGCACGCCTGGGACCGCCACCTCACGGACGAGGACGGCCCCTACGTCGAGCTCATGGCCGGCGTCTACACCGACAACCAGCCGGATTTCTCCTGGCTGCAACCCGGAGAGGTCAAGCGGTTCTCGCAGTTCTGGTACCCGATCCCCGGGATCGGCGTCGCGCACCAGGCCACCGCTGACGCCGCCGTGCACGTTGACGTTGACTCGAGCACCGGATCGACTCGAGTCGATGCTGCGTTCGCCGTGACCCGGCCGACCGACGCACTCCTGCGTGCGCGCGACACGACGGGAACGGTGTACTCGGAACGAGCAGAGCGGATGCTGCCGGGCGACGTGGTGCGCATCGACGCGAAGCTACCTGCAGGCGTGTCAGCGAGCAGCATCCGCATGGAGCTCGTGGAGAACGGTGCCGTCGTGCTGCAGTGGAAGCTCGCCGACGCGGACGACGAGGAACCGTGGTCGGCGACAGAGCCGCCGCGACCGGAGGACATCGACAGCGTCGACGAGCTCTACCTCACTGGGCTCCACCTTGTGCAGTACCGACACCCCACGCGCTCACCGATGCCGTACTGGACCGAGGCGCTGCGCCGTGACCCGGGCGACGCGCGCGTGCACCTCGCCCTCGCAAAGCGCGAATACCATCGCGGTCGTTACCAGTCGGCACGCGAGCACGCGGAGGCGGCAGTCGCGCGGCTCACGGTGCGGAACGAGAACCTGCGCAACACCGAGGCGTACTACGTGCTCGGACTCATCCTCGCGCGGATGGGTGACGACGATGGTGCGCTCAAGCGGTTCGGCAAGGCGGGCTGGGATCGCACCTGGGCGGTGGCGGCGGGGTTCGAGTCGGCATGCATCCTGACGAGGCGTGGTGAGAGCGAGCAGGCGCTCGCCGACCTTGAACCGCTCATCGCTCACGGCGCCGAAGACCCGCGCGCAACCGCGCTGCGCATCGTCCTCCTGCGTCGGCTCGGGCGCAACGCGGACGCCGCACGAACGCTCGAACAGGTGCGGACCGAGAGCCGCGTCGATGACCTGCTCGACTACCTCGCGGATGGCATCCGTCCGGTCGACGGTGGTCTGCTCGTCGACCTGGCGCTCGATCTCGCAGCGTTCGGAGAGACGGATGCTGCGCTCGCCGTGCTCGACGAGGCGACCATGAGTCCGATCGTGCCCTCGGGGAGCGTGCGCCCCCTCGCGCACTATCTGCGAGCCCAGCTGCTCGAGCAGCTCGGACTGACAGGCGAGGCGGCCTCTGAGCGGCGACGAGGGCAACAGGCCGACGGACGCTGGTGCTTCCCGGTAGGCCTCTCCGCGCATGACGCCCTCACCGCGGCCGTCGCCGCGGATCCGAGTGACGGTGTCGCGAGGCTCCTGCTCGGCATGCTTCTCTACGACAATGGTCGGCGCGGCGAAGCGGTCGAGCAGTGGGATGCCGCGATCGCGGCCGGTCTCGATGACGCCGTGCTCTACCGGAACGCCGGACTTGCCGCATACAACGTCGTTGAAGATGACGACCTCGCCTGGCGGCACTACGAGCGAGCGCGCGAACTCGCCCCACGCGACGCTCGCTTGCTGCTCGAGCAGGACTTGCTGGCCGAGAAGCTTGGGCACTCGTCGGAGAGTCGGCTTGAGCGATTGGAGCTCAACCTCGACCTCGTCGCCTCCCGCGACGATCTCGCCGTGCGGTACGCGGTACTCCTCACCGAGGCGGACCGTGCCGACGAGTCGTTGCGGTGGCTCGAGTCACGGCAGTTTCAGCCCTGGGAAGGTGGCGAAGGCCTCGTTCTCGCTGCCTGGGACGCCGCGCGCTCTGCCCTCGGTATGCCGCAAGGGGAGCCGCCGCTGAGTCTGGGAGAGAAGCGACCGGAAGCGGTCGCGCCGGTCGCCGTTCACGACGACGGTCAGACCGACTATTTCGCGACGAGCCTGCCGGAGAACCTGCTCTTCCATCGAAGGGGAAGTCTGTGACAGCTACCGCAGTCGTGTGGCTCGAGGCTGGTCCCGTTCGGGCTGGCATCGTGCCCCGCCTGGGCGGTCGCATTCTGTCGCTCACGTACGAGGGGCACGAGTACCTCTGGCGCAACCCCGACCTCGTCGGAGACGATCTGCGTCCGCTCGTGGATCCGGTCGCTCTGCCTCGCGACGCAGGCTTCGATCAATGGCAGAACTGGGGCGGCGACAAGACGTGGCCGGGCCCGCAGGGGTGGTCAGGTCCAGGCGAGTGGCCCGGGCCGCCCGATGCAGTGCTCGACGCCGGCACATACGAGGTTGCGGAACACGAACCGGGCAGGCGGGTCGTTCTGGAGAGTGGCTACGACGAGCGCTCGGGACTGCGGATCTCGCGAGACATCGCCGTTGCTTCCGATGGTCTGGTGGTCACCTCGACCCTCACGAACTGCTCTCAGCACACGGTGCGGTGGGCGGCATGGGAAGTTATGCAGCTCGCATTCGACGAGGATGACGTGGACGACGCCAAGGCGGGTGTCTTCGTCGATGTCCATGACAATCGTGCGCCGCGCGTACTCTTCTCGCCTCTGGGGACGATGCGTGGGCATCAGGTCAACGATGAGACGATATGCGTCCCCTTCGCCGATGTCGTGGGAAAGCTGGGGTTCGAGAATGCGCGAGGCGACGTGCGATTCCGGCGGTCCGGCTTTCCCGAGATGTCGCTGCACTTCACGGTCGACGGCGGTGCCAACTATCCCGACGGCTGTCCGTTCCAGGTCTGGATGCAGACAGATGCTGACACGTCGCTGCCGGGGCTCGAGGGCCTCGACGCGACGGCGCGGCTTGTGGAACTCGAGCCGATGTCGGCGCTTATGAATATCGAGCCAGGGCGGAATGTCTTCCTGCAATGCGGTTGGACATTTGTAACCTAACCGCTGGTGTTGCGGCTCGGAGCCGTCTTTCCGGTGTTTATGGCGCAGGTCGCAACTCAGCTAGCGAATGCCGACGTAGAAGCGGGAGGAGCCGCTTCGGTGAAGGGCCTGGTAGTACTCGAAGCGCGTCTCGGAACTGTCCCACGCGATGGACTCGATCGCGAGTGCCGGTTCGCCCTTCGCGAGTTGGAGCAATTCCGCGTCTGATGCGCTCGGCATGACGGCCTGGATCCACCGATCGGCGCCCGCGACCTCCGTGCCGTAGTGGCGCCGGATGTGATCGTAGAGCGACCGGTTCTCGAGGTTCGCCTTGGCGATGCCCGGGAAGAGCTCGAGGGGCAGCGTCGTCTCGACGAGAAGCCAGGGAGACCCGTCCACCGAGCGGAGTCGCTTCAACCGCGCCACGGGCGCACCGACCGAGATCTGCAGCGCCTCCGCCTCCCGCTCGTTCGCCTCGCCCTCGGACTGGCCGAGGACTTGCGTCGACGAATTACGCCCCGCCGCCGTGAGATCGGCGAGGGAACCGGCCGTCGAGCCGATGAAGCTGAGGTCCCGCCTGGGAGGCGACACGAACGAGCCCTTGGCGCGGATCTTGTAGATCAGGCCCCTTCGGACGAGCTCCGCCAGCGCCTCGCGCACGACGGTGCGGGACACGCCGTACATGTCGATGAGCTCCGCCTCCGACGGCAGCGCCTGGTCCGGTCGGAGCACGTCGTCAGCGATCGCGGTACGCAGCGCGTTCGACAGCTGAAGCCAGAGCGGCTGTTCGGTGTTGCGGTCCAGTCGGTACTCGCGCAACGACGTCGATGTCATCGGTCCCCCTAGAGATTGGTTCGAGGTTACCGAAGGTTGACATCGGCGCCCTGCATCCATATATTCCTATCATGACTAACTAGTCATGACGAGTTGGACATTACAATTCCGAACCGTCGCCCTTGCGGCTGGTGACTGCACCCTGGCACCGCGTCGCATGGTCCTCCACACATTCCTCGCAGAGACGCGACCCCTAGGAGTAAAACGATGTCGTTTAAGAAGACTTGGCGCTTGGGCGCCGCAACCCTGGCGCTCAGCGCCCTGGCACTCACGGGCTGTTCCGCGAGCGCCTCATCATCCGACAAGGCGGACTCGGCCGGCGGCGAGGGCATCTCGATCGCGCTCAGCAACGGATTCGTCAACGGCTGGCGCCTCACGCTCATCAACAAGTTCGAGGCCGAGGCCAAGAAGCTGCAGAAGGACGGCATCGTCAAGGAGTTCTCGTCGGTCAACGCACCGGGCGAGAACAGCGCGACCGAGCAGGCCTCCCAGATCCGCAGCCTCATGATCCAGGATCCCGACGTGCTCGTCGTCATCCCGGCATCCTCGACTGCCCTCGTTCCCGCCGTCGAGGAAGCGTGCGACGCGGGCATCACCGTCGTCGTGCTCGACGCCGACATGGACGCGCCGTGCGCCACGATCGTGCGCAATGACTACGGCATGTGGGGCGAGGTCTCCCTGCAGCCCGCGCTCGACGCCATCGACGGCAAGGGCAACATCGTGCTCAACCGCGGTGTCATCGGCTCGCAGCCGGAAGAGGAGTTCTACGCCCGCCAGAAGGAGATCCTGAAGGACTACCCGGACGTCAAGATCGCCGCTGAGATCAACGGCTTCTGCGACAGCAGCACGGCGCAGAAGGAGATCACGGGCATCCTCGGATCGCTACCCGAGATCGCCGCGGTTCCCGGGTGCATCGGCGGCATGGGCATCGTCCAGGCCTTCGAGTCCGCCGGGCGTGACCTGCCGGCCGTCGTCTTCGACACCGACGGCAAGTCGCTGAAGTTCTGGAAGGACGAGGGCATCGACAACGGCTCGTTCTCGGCGCTCACCGACCCGGGTCAGGGCGTCGCCGCGATCTACGTCGCGCTCGCGAAGCTCGCGGGCAAGGACGTTCCGCAGGAGATCATCCTGCCGCTCGTGCAGATCGACAAGGCCGACCTCGACTACTGGGTCGAGCAGCTCAGCGCCGACGAGTACGCCGCGTACCCGTGGGACGAGGCGAGCATCTCCGCCGCGATCGACGCGATCAACGCCGGCGAAGACGCGGTCGCTCCCGCGATCAAGTAACGCACAGCCAGTGACCGACGAGTTCAGGACAACAACATGACGATGGACGCACTTGCGCACGACATCGACGGCGTCGCGCCCGCGACGAAGCCGATGATCGCAGCATCCGGTCTCGTGAAGAGATACGGCAGCACTCAGGCGCTGAGCGGTGTCGACCTCACGATCGCCCGTGGCGAGATCCTCGGACTCGTCGGTCACAACGGCGC encodes the following:
- a CDS encoding carbohydrate ABC transporter permease, with amino-acid sequence MSALPAAPAPRRRSRDTVFHAIMAPVSLLWIAPMVFVVFVAFRSFEDITSNGLGSLPQSFTFEGFVTVFTDGLAGGAVWNSVIVTAFTVLFSLLFASWAAFALSKFAIPFNRGVLLLMLAGNLLPPQILLIPVARICESLGIADTLFALIVVQVAFGLGFYTFVLYGFMRSLPGEIFEAARVDGSGELRTYLQIVLPLCRPSLAALGALATTWVWNDLLWALTVLRSESKFPITAELLNIQGGFVSQWNVVASGAIIAAIPTAIVFFIFQKQFVSGLTIGSNK
- a CDS encoding tetratricopeptide repeat protein, with amino-acid sequence MTDTKTTRQHAALLPEVPEPLRARSEAGHAVAWLESVTIPTYEPDEPADHPMYLDNRVYQGSSGRVYPMPFVEGVSRTPVPRVWQAVHIDNAYVRLMVLPELGGRIHSGYDKTTGYDFFYRNSVIKPALVGLDGPWVSGGVEFNWPQHHRPATYFPTEFTIDLDDDGSATVWCGDHDPFARMHGTHGIRLHADRSVVEILARLHNRTSEEQTFLWWANAAVRVHDEYQSFFPQDVRYVADHARRAITAFPRADRPYYGVDYQERAKNLPGADRIDFYRNIPVPTSYMIVDTDEAFFGGYDHAAGAGVVHWADRRISPGKKQWTWGNSPFGHAWDRHLTDEDGPYVELMAGVYTDNQPDFSWLQPGEVKRFSQFWYPIPGIGVAHQATADAAVHVDVDSSTGSTRVDAAFAVTRPTDALLRARDTTGTVYSERAERMLPGDVVRIDAKLPAGVSASSIRMELVENGAVVLQWKLADADDEEPWSATEPPRPEDIDSVDELYLTGLHLVQYRHPTRSPMPYWTEALRRDPGDARVHLALAKREYHRGRYQSAREHAEAAVARLTVRNENLRNTEAYYVLGLILARMGDDDGALKRFGKAGWDRTWAVAAGFESACILTRRGESEQALADLEPLIAHGAEDPRATALRIVLLRRLGRNADAARTLEQVRTESRVDDLLDYLADGIRPVDGGLLVDLALDLAAFGETDAALAVLDEATMSPIVPSGSVRPLAHYLRAQLLEQLGLTGEAASERRRGQQADGRWCFPVGLSAHDALTAAVAADPSDGVARLLLGMLLYDNGRRGEAVEQWDAAIAAGLDDAVLYRNAGLAAYNVVEDDDLAWRHYERARELAPRDARLLLEQDLLAEKLGHSSESRLERLELNLDLVASRDDLAVRYAVLLTEADRADESLRWLESRQFQPWEGGEGLVLAAWDAARSALGMPQGEPPLSLGEKRPEAVAPVAVHDDGQTDYFATSLPENLLFHRRGSL
- a CDS encoding ABC transporter substrate-binding protein, which gives rise to MSFKKTWRLGAATLALSALALTGCSASASSSDKADSAGGEGISIALSNGFVNGWRLTLINKFEAEAKKLQKDGIVKEFSSVNAPGENSATEQASQIRSLMIQDPDVLVVIPASSTALVPAVEEACDAGITVVVLDADMDAPCATIVRNDYGMWGEVSLQPALDAIDGKGNIVLNRGVIGSQPEEEFYARQKEILKDYPDVKIAAEINGFCDSSTAQKEITGILGSLPEIAAVPGCIGGMGIVQAFESAGRDLPAVVFDTDGKSLKFWKDEGIDNGSFSALTDPGQGVAAIYVALAKLAGKDVPQEIILPLVQIDKADLDYWVEQLSADEYAAYPWDEASISAAIDAINAGEDAVAPAIK
- a CDS encoding GntR family transcriptional regulator, with the translated sequence MTSTSLREYRLDRNTEQPLWLQLSNALRTAIADDVLRPDQALPSEAELIDMYGVSRTVVREALAELVRRGLIYKIRAKGSFVSPPRRDLSFIGSTAGSLADLTAAGRNSSTQVLGQSEGEANEREAEALQISVGAPVARLKRLRSVDGSPWLLVETTLPLELFPGIAKANLENRSLYDHIRRHYGTEVAGADRWIQAVMPSASDAELLQLAKGEPALAIESIAWDSSETRFEYYQALHRSGSSRFYVGIR
- a CDS encoding alpha-galactosidase, encoding MSLQWVLRTRNTDYGVSVLPDGSGVVLDGWGVHGGVLENWSEPERECGFTTAADVTPLEYASDGQRHGAFSELLVRRGAGHNGAAWTVKSDEIQFETKGAGDRLLVPLVDETADLRLELNFATSSRHDVVRRSIRLVNEGSTDIELPRAFSAGWNLPLGQRVHVDYLAGSWAREFQRRSVDLGWGAFSIGSRQGVTGLQFSPVVTVTALPGEDSPAVPEGSAYGIALDWSGSWRLQVECGSVGRHARVSCGVDDDTTTVLLEPGQAFSSPDSLGVFSDEGPEGVTRAWHEFQREELARDASPQTRPVVYNSWMATLFDVDVAHQKQLAEVAASIGVEAFVVDDGWFVGRTSDRAGLGDWTPDPAKFPQGLGELAEHVAGLGMRFGLWIEPECVNPDSDLYRAHPDWVYRAGDRPLETVRNQYVLDLGRDEVVDWVEDTLRRLLQSAPISYLKWDMNRPVSDGGRPGDPHGREWSLQHTRNYYRVMEMLRREFPHVTLEACASGGGRIDNAVLARSDVVWTSDEVGARDRLVIQDGFLTAYPSWVMSSWVSDDAGHRDRLTPSLGYRFAVAMCGVLGIGSDLLAWSDDERAAASRMVDAYKALRSVIHYGDVRTHGDVDANGYCVEYRGPDDDPRNVLFVFDRDRDRTRDRDRVRVYPSGLRDGVTYMVEGIGDVVTAASARTQGIAVPFAWAPDADVLVLSPREAP
- a CDS encoding carbohydrate ABC transporter permease, yielding MTTAVDTASADTRAIVRGRHHRSLRRVPPVVWAFLLIPLAVEIGLVFWPAINSFYIALTKWNGAGAPEFIGLQNFIALGSDPIFKQALVNNVIWVVGFGGASVVIGMCLALALNKPRRGVGLYRSAIYLPMVFSLAVTGLFWRLLYQPEGAVNTILGAVGLESLEKQWLADPKTALYAVLIAAVWRQCGYIMVLYLAGLKGVDPALEEAAAMDGANAWQRFWKIVMPQLRGVNSVVFAVTVIDSLRTFDIVWAMTRGGPYNTTQLLSTYMYQTSFTVVDLGYGSAIAVVIFLLAILFIIGYLTRATKEDF